One part of the Bacillus sp. FJAT-27916 genome encodes these proteins:
- the fliL gene encoding flagellar basal body-associated protein FliL, with translation MRNKLLAAGAILMAVIILLGAGAVFYYIKYINNESQEELSIEQVIKHSVEVPEITTNLNDDTLIQISFMIETDGKKAREELEKREFQIKDIVINELSEIDADQLKGKKAKQDLEDKLTEQIDGLMQEGRIVQIYTTSSILQ, from the coding sequence GTGAGAAATAAGCTGCTGGCTGCTGGGGCTATATTGATGGCCGTTATAATCCTGCTTGGTGCTGGAGCAGTCTTCTATTATATAAAATACATAAATAATGAGAGTCAAGAGGAGCTCAGCATTGAGCAAGTGATCAAGCATTCGGTTGAGGTGCCTGAAATAACGACTAACTTAAATGATGACACACTCATCCAAATCTCATTCATGATTGAGACGGATGGAAAGAAAGCACGTGAAGAATTGGAGAAGAGAGAGTTTCAAATTAAGGATATCGTGATTAATGAATTATCGGAAATAGATGCTGATCAGCTGAAAGGGAAGAAAGCAAAGCAGGATTTAGAAGATAAGCTGACAGAACAAATCGATGGATTGATGCAAGAAGGAAGGATCGTTCAAATTTATACAACATCCTCCATTCTCCAATAA
- a CDS encoding flagellar FlbD family protein: MIKVRKLNGKEYYLNALYIESIESNPDTTLTLTNGKKLVVADDEKMLVHSVMNFYRQVNLLKVPQEEVLDSEK, from the coding sequence ATGATTAAAGTTAGAAAGCTGAATGGAAAAGAATATTACTTAAATGCTCTTTACATTGAATCAATTGAGTCAAATCCAGATACAACCTTGACATTGACAAACGGCAAGAAATTGGTGGTTGCAGATGATGAGAAAATGCTCGTTCACTCTGTCATGAATTTTTACAGGCAAGTTAATCTTTTGAAGGTGCCGCAAGAGGAGGTTCTGGATAGTGAGAAATAA
- the flgG gene encoding flagellar basal body rod protein FlgG, protein MLRSMYSGISGLKNFQTKLDVIGNNIANVNTYGFKKGRVTFKDAISQTTAGASTSTDTRGGTNAVQVGLGSSISSIDTVDTAGSLQNTSRTLDLGIQGDGYFIVKEGTNNYYTRAGNFYLDEEGVLVTGEGYKVQDINGSDIQLNIAALQSFSIAQNGDINMVTTGGANQVAATIALAKFSNPGGLEKAGNNLFQESVNSGAPQIGASGTDGRGTLSSGRLEMSNVDLSEEFTDMIVAQRGFQANTRIITTSDEILQELVNLKR, encoded by the coding sequence ATGTTACGTTCAATGTATTCAGGTATTAGCGGGTTGAAAAACTTTCAAACCAAATTAGATGTCATTGGCAATAACATTGCCAATGTGAACACGTATGGCTTTAAGAAAGGCCGCGTCACCTTTAAGGATGCAATCAGTCAAACCACGGCAGGAGCAAGCACATCTACAGATACAAGAGGGGGGACAAATGCGGTTCAGGTTGGTCTTGGAAGCTCGATTTCCTCCATTGACACCGTTGATACAGCAGGCAGCCTGCAAAATACATCAAGGACGTTGGATCTTGGCATTCAAGGAGACGGCTATTTCATCGTGAAGGAAGGCACGAATAACTATTATACAAGAGCTGGTAATTTCTACTTGGATGAAGAGGGAGTTTTAGTAACGGGTGAGGGCTATAAGGTTCAAGATATTAACGGCAGTGACATCCAATTGAATATCGCTGCTCTCCAAAGCTTTAGTATTGCTCAAAATGGGGACATCAATATGGTTACAACAGGTGGAGCCAATCAGGTTGCAGCCACGATTGCTCTGGCTAAATTCAGTAATCCGGGCGGATTGGAGAAGGCGGGGAATAACCTATTCCAAGAATCTGTGAACTCAGGCGCCCCACAAATCGGAGCTTCAGGAACGGACGGAAGGGGTACCCTCTCTTCAGGAAGATTAGAGATGTCAAATGTCGACTTATCTGAAGAATTCACGGATATGATTGTGGCGCAACGCGGATTTCAGGCCAACACGCGCATTATCACGACATCTGATGAAATATTGCAGGAGCTTGTTAATCTGAAACGATAA
- the flgD gene encoding flagellar hook assembly protein FlgD: MTSIDTSLMYSSVENKVREANGNLDKDDFLKLLITQLQNQDPTSPMDDTAFVSQMATFSSLEQMSNMNTVLESMLQSQTENLLLGYSQFVGKEITYHNIRSDDGLSNGAIQEGKGTVAAVQFNSGKAEFTLEDGTVLSPANISSLNASNSEHRPNLAEASRLIGRNVTWLDDQQKEAAAAVLSVFLKDGQLSLEVNDEKKSILSIDQLIRVS, translated from the coding sequence GTGACCTCAATTGATACCAGCCTGATGTACAGCTCGGTTGAGAATAAAGTAAGAGAAGCAAACGGCAATCTTGATAAGGATGATTTCTTGAAATTGTTAATTACCCAGCTGCAAAATCAAGACCCAACGAGTCCGATGGATGATACAGCCTTTGTTTCCCAGATGGCGACATTTTCGAGTCTTGAGCAAATGAGCAATATGAATACCGTGCTTGAATCGATGCTCCAGTCGCAAACGGAAAATTTATTGCTGGGGTATTCGCAATTCGTTGGCAAGGAGATAACCTACCATAATATCCGTTCAGATGACGGATTGAGCAATGGCGCTATACAAGAGGGGAAAGGAACGGTCGCCGCCGTCCAATTTAACTCAGGGAAAGCTGAGTTCACCTTAGAGGATGGAACCGTCTTAAGCCCTGCAAATATTTCATCCTTAAATGCCTCTAATTCTGAACACCGCCCTAATCTTGCTGAAGCAAGCAGGCTTATCGGCAGAAATGTCACATGGTTGGATGACCAGCAAAAGGAGGCAGCAGCTGCAGTATTGTCCGTTTTCTTAAAGGATGGGCAATTGAGTCTGGAAGTTAATGATGAGAAGAAAAGCATTCTTTCCATTGACCAATTGATACGAGTCAGCTGA
- a CDS encoding flagellar hook-length control protein FliK: MSQFIFPVQNGFPSYPVADDHQTVGEKEKRTSVFIGHLKRQLSGEGMEKESVMMTDEGQEAEQNELIRLLQAEDWEDVPEVFELLALYQDGNVTGKIMPVNLTASFGEEPIESVLTAVQTLTELTGIKVPENIQMNPPDEKSLEMLVSILQQSLGINDDVWMDSAVRKPLQMILKWSKLAALAGTVNGTEPSLLESKEKLANALDKWSERIGSLFTSAQGTEKDQKPKSDSSSLHNMPRDSSFGLRSGMPEMAVNQTILAKDLQRMDSGPLIIMKNGQPVESNEWMKQLDTILSKAKLTSFNGLQRLQIQLAPEHLGTLQIEMIKKNGQITASIIANTQQGKEILDSHLNHLKMTLSNQGIQMDRIILQDAQAAFDETLKDHQQRKDQDQELLKEEEELEMASFLDELQQLLINETI; the protein is encoded by the coding sequence TTGAGTCAGTTTATATTTCCCGTGCAGAATGGATTTCCATCATATCCTGTGGCTGATGATCATCAGACGGTAGGGGAGAAGGAGAAACGCACCTCCGTGTTTATCGGTCATCTTAAGAGACAGCTTTCTGGGGAGGGAATGGAGAAGGAATCAGTCATGATGACTGATGAAGGACAAGAGGCAGAGCAAAATGAGCTCATAAGACTTCTGCAGGCAGAAGATTGGGAGGATGTGCCAGAGGTCTTTGAATTACTTGCCCTATATCAGGATGGAAATGTAACAGGGAAAATTATGCCGGTCAATTTGACTGCTTCATTTGGAGAGGAGCCGATAGAATCGGTTCTGACAGCCGTTCAAACGCTTACAGAATTAACGGGAATAAAGGTGCCGGAGAATATCCAAATGAACCCGCCTGATGAAAAAAGCCTGGAGATGCTTGTCTCTATCCTGCAGCAGTCATTGGGCATTAATGATGATGTATGGATGGACAGTGCTGTACGTAAGCCTTTGCAAATGATTTTGAAATGGAGCAAGCTTGCAGCCCTTGCCGGCACGGTGAACGGAACGGAACCAAGCCTACTAGAATCGAAAGAAAAGCTGGCAAATGCCCTTGATAAATGGTCTGAAAGGATAGGCAGTCTCTTCACTTCTGCACAAGGCACAGAAAAGGATCAAAAGCCTAAATCTGATTCGTCCTCCCTGCATAATATGCCGCGGGATTCAAGTTTTGGGCTGAGAAGCGGGATGCCGGAAATGGCCGTTAATCAGACGATTCTTGCTAAAGATCTGCAGAGAATGGATAGCGGACCGCTGATTATCATGAAGAATGGACAGCCGGTTGAGTCAAATGAATGGATGAAGCAATTGGATACCATTCTTTCAAAGGCGAAGCTTACCTCTTTCAATGGTTTGCAAAGACTGCAAATCCAGCTTGCACCGGAACATCTAGGCACTTTGCAAATTGAAATGATCAAGAAGAATGGTCAGATTACCGCAAGCATCATCGCCAATACCCAGCAGGGGAAAGAAATACTTGATTCTCATTTAAACCATTTGAAGATGACGTTATCGAATCAGGGTATTCAGATGGACAGAATTATTTTGCAAGATGCACAAGCAGCCTTTGATGAGACTTTGAAGGACCATCAGCAAAGGAAAGACCAGGATCAGGAACTGCTAAAGGAAGAAGAGGAGCTAGAAATGGCCAGCTTCCTCGATGAGCTTCAGCAATTATTAATAAATGAAACGATATAA
- a CDS encoding MotE family protein: MKEYEKKGFGLRAIFLALLVILLLFGIGIAAVFFLSGNSPEKVSEAIWKDKGEAGEPKKLEENYTKELKKLNQKLKDAEAERTSLEKMLDSKEQEASKSEHTIAQLESTIKNLEESAGEKNQAAGEMIATYEHMAPKRAALILQEMKEDEAAKVLSAVTTEARAAILEKMDPALAAPLMVKISAEAD, translated from the coding sequence ATGAAAGAATACGAGAAAAAGGGCTTCGGACTGCGGGCAATCTTTCTAGCATTACTGGTTATCCTCCTTCTGTTTGGTATCGGCATAGCCGCCGTTTTCTTTCTCTCCGGTAACAGCCCGGAGAAGGTTTCAGAGGCTATTTGGAAGGATAAGGGGGAGGCTGGGGAGCCCAAAAAGCTGGAGGAGAACTATACAAAGGAATTGAAGAAGCTCAATCAAAAGCTGAAAGATGCAGAGGCAGAACGAACAAGCCTAGAAAAGATGCTCGATTCTAAGGAACAGGAAGCTTCGAAAAGTGAGCACACGATAGCTCAGCTTGAGAGCACAATTAAGAATCTAGAGGAATCTGCGGGGGAAAAAAATCAGGCGGCAGGGGAAATGATTGCCACCTATGAACATATGGCGCCAAAGAGAGCTGCCCTCATTCTGCAGGAAATGAAAGAGGATGAGGCAGCAAAGGTACTGTCTGCGGTGACAACAGAAGCGAGAGCAGCCATTTTAGAAAAAATGGATCCAGCTTTAGCTGCACCGCTGATGGTTAAAATCTCGGCGGAGGCTGATTAA
- the fliJ gene encoding flagellar export protein FliJ, whose protein sequence is MVYRYKFEKIMSLREKEKTESQTKYTEAVKEFETEAEGLYCMLKKKEELLDKQAEQLKKGLSVQQVRHNLSFLENHERQIRHYQKRVVETRNKMNFFHQVLVEKNIEVKKYEKLKERDRQVFMEQQNQMENRQMDEISIQQYMGRT, encoded by the coding sequence ATGGTCTATCGATATAAGTTTGAGAAAATTATGAGCTTAAGAGAAAAAGAAAAGACAGAATCGCAGACGAAATATACAGAAGCCGTCAAAGAGTTCGAAACAGAAGCTGAAGGATTGTACTGCATGCTGAAAAAGAAGGAAGAACTGCTTGATAAGCAGGCTGAGCAGCTGAAAAAAGGGCTGTCTGTCCAACAGGTACGGCATAATCTGTCCTTCCTTGAGAATCATGAGAGACAGATACGTCATTATCAAAAGCGGGTTGTCGAGACGCGCAACAAAATGAACTTCTTTCATCAGGTGCTTGTTGAAAAAAATATTGAAGTGAAGAAATACGAAAAGCTGAAAGAAAGAGATCGACAGGTCTTTATGGAACAGCAGAATCAAATGGAGAATCGGCAAATGGATGAAATCTCAATCCAGCAATATATGGGCCGTACCTAA
- the fliI gene encoding flagellar protein export ATPase FliI — MRITELSSYVKQIDSFKRFGRIKRVVGLMIESQGPVSSIGDVCYIHTNSHHRNGTIMAEVVGFKEEIVILMPYTTVNDISPGAIVEAAGKPLEIKVGPGLVGLALDALGNPLDGTSLQGGLQAVSVDQEPPGPMMRPPISGAIETGVTVIDSLLTVGKGQRVGIFAGSGVGKSTLLGMVARNSSADLNVIALVGERGREVREFIERDLGEEGLKRSIVIVATSDQPPLMRIKAAYTATAITEYFRDQGLDVMLMMDSVTRVAMAQREIGLAVGEPPTTKGYTPSVFSILPKLLERTGTNDHGSITAFYTVLVDGDDMNEPIADTVRGILDGHFVLDRKLANKGQFPAINVLKSISRVMSHLVEPEHAKAAESARQYLSSYLDAEDLINIGAYKKGSNQMIDEAISKYPLIVEWMKQGVEDKVTKQQSMERLLLLTKSGG, encoded by the coding sequence ATGAGAATTACTGAGCTTTCTTCTTATGTTAAACAAATTGATTCCTTTAAGCGTTTTGGCAGAATCAAACGAGTTGTCGGATTGATGATTGAATCACAGGGCCCGGTAAGCTCGATTGGGGATGTCTGCTATATACATACAAACAGCCATCATCGGAATGGAACCATAATGGCTGAGGTTGTTGGTTTTAAAGAAGAGATTGTCATCCTGATGCCATATACAACGGTCAATGATATTTCGCCAGGGGCAATCGTTGAGGCAGCTGGTAAGCCGCTTGAAATAAAGGTTGGGCCAGGGCTGGTCGGGCTTGCTCTTGATGCACTCGGAAATCCGCTTGACGGCACCTCCCTTCAAGGGGGACTGCAGGCTGTCTCAGTTGATCAAGAGCCTCCAGGACCCATGATGCGCCCTCCCATCTCGGGAGCGATTGAAACAGGTGTCACAGTGATAGACAGTCTTCTGACGGTCGGCAAGGGGCAGCGTGTCGGCATTTTTGCCGGAAGCGGTGTCGGAAAAAGCACACTTCTCGGTATGGTTGCGAGGAACAGCTCGGCGGATTTAAATGTGATTGCGCTTGTTGGGGAGCGGGGAAGGGAGGTACGTGAATTCATTGAACGCGATCTTGGTGAAGAGGGATTGAAGCGTTCAATCGTCATCGTCGCTACCTCTGATCAACCTCCTTTAATGAGAATTAAGGCTGCTTATACAGCAACAGCCATTACGGAATATTTTCGCGACCAAGGGCTTGATGTCATGCTCATGATGGACTCGGTCACTAGGGTCGCTATGGCGCAGAGGGAGATTGGACTTGCGGTCGGTGAACCGCCAACGACGAAGGGCTATACACCATCTGTATTCAGCATCCTCCCGAAATTGCTTGAGCGGACGGGAACGAATGATCATGGAAGTATCACGGCCTTCTACACGGTATTGGTAGATGGGGATGATATGAATGAACCAATTGCTGATACGGTAAGGGGGATTCTTGATGGCCATTTTGTCCTTGATCGAAAGCTGGCCAATAAAGGTCAATTTCCGGCAATCAATGTGCTTAAGAGTATTAGCAGAGTCATGTCCCATTTGGTTGAACCGGAGCATGCAAAAGCAGCGGAGTCAGCCAGGCAATATCTATCCTCCTATCTAGATGCAGAGGATTTAATCAATATTGGCGCCTACAAGAAGGGCTCCAATCAGATGATTGATGAAGCGATTAGTAAATATCCCCTTATTGTTGAATGGATGAAGCAGGGTGTCGAGGACAAGGTGACCAAACAACAGTCAATGGAAAGATTGCTTTTATTAACGAAGTCAGGTGGATGA
- the fliH gene encoding flagellar assembly protein FliH, translated as MSRIIKSHSVYYGSITNKVLALRSVTAQKSGVMKEEASTIPLPEDLLEEARMKAEEMIMQANEQAALIREEIETERAAWEQERNAMSEKACREGFDAGFKHGMEHGQNEYQEIIRLAKATAEDARSIYYKTIKEAERTILDISIEVAEKIMAHQLYGDENTYFAFVRNAIKESREYKNIELHIHPAHYEHINRKKDELISLFPRETAFYIYPDEELSEGDCYIESSNGRLNASVDIQLAQIKKILLEVLEEERG; from the coding sequence TTGTCTAGAATCATTAAATCCCATTCTGTCTATTATGGAAGTATAACGAATAAGGTTTTGGCTCTCCGTTCTGTCACAGCACAGAAGTCTGGTGTGATGAAGGAGGAAGCAAGCACCATCCCCTTGCCGGAGGATTTGCTGGAAGAAGCGAGGATGAAGGCAGAGGAAATGATTATGCAGGCAAATGAACAAGCAGCTCTGATAAGGGAAGAGATAGAGACCGAAAGAGCTGCCTGGGAACAGGAACGCAATGCGATGAGTGAGAAAGCATGCCGAGAAGGCTTTGATGCCGGTTTCAAGCATGGAATGGAACATGGCCAGAATGAGTATCAGGAAATAATCCGTCTCGCAAAGGCAACTGCAGAAGATGCGCGTTCAATCTATTACAAAACGATTAAAGAGGCTGAGAGAACAATCTTAGACATATCCATAGAGGTCGCCGAAAAGATTATGGCCCATCAGCTTTACGGGGATGAGAATACGTATTTTGCCTTTGTTCGAAACGCAATCAAGGAGTCAAGAGAATATAAGAATATTGAACTTCATATCCATCCTGCCCACTATGAGCATATCAATCGGAAGAAGGATGAATTGATATCTTTATTCCCGAGAGAGACGGCTTTTTATATTTATCCTGATGAAGAGCTGTCAGAGGGAGACTGCTATATTGAATCCTCAAACGGGCGCCTGAATGCGAGTGTGGATATCCAGCTTGCCCAAATTAAGAAGATTCTTCTTGAAGTATTAGAGGAGGAGAGAGGATGA
- the fliG gene encoding flagellar motor switch protein FliG, producing MSIREKRNTLTGKQKAAILLISLGPDVSANIYKHLSEEEIENLTLEISSVRKVGPKEKDAVLEEFHTLALAQEYISQGGIGYAKTVLEKALGGDQAKAIINRLTTSLQVRPFDFVRKADPAQILNFIQNEHPQTIALILSYLDAAQASQILSALPNDMQADVAKRIALMDSTSPEIISEVEQILERKLSATVTQDYTQTGGIEAVVEVLNGVDRSTERTILDALEIQDPDLAEEIKKRMFVFEDIVTLDNRAIQRVIRDVENDDLLLSLKVASEEVKDIVYKNMSKRMVETFMEEMEFLGPVRLRDVEEAQSRIVAVIRRLEDAGEIVLARGGGDDIIV from the coding sequence ATGTCAATTAGAGAGAAGAGAAATACGCTGACGGGTAAGCAAAAAGCAGCCATTCTGCTCATCTCCTTAGGTCCGGATGTGTCAGCCAATATTTATAAGCATCTATCGGAAGAAGAAATTGAGAATTTGACGCTTGAAATTTCGAGTGTCCGTAAGGTTGGACCGAAGGAAAAGGACGCTGTCCTTGAAGAGTTTCACACGCTTGCTCTGGCACAGGAATATATCTCGCAAGGCGGAATCGGCTATGCGAAGACCGTTCTGGAGAAAGCGCTGGGGGGAGACCAGGCAAAGGCTATCATTAATCGCCTGACGACATCTCTCCAGGTTAGACCGTTCGATTTTGTACGGAAAGCCGACCCAGCACAAATCTTGAATTTCATTCAAAATGAGCATCCTCAGACAATAGCTCTTATCCTATCCTATTTGGATGCTGCACAGGCAAGCCAGATTCTCTCGGCACTGCCTAATGATATGCAGGCAGATGTGGCTAAAAGGATTGCGCTTATGGATAGTACATCGCCGGAAATCATTAGTGAGGTTGAGCAAATCCTCGAGCGAAAGCTGTCTGCTACTGTTACGCAGGATTATACACAGACCGGGGGCATAGAAGCAGTGGTAGAAGTGCTGAATGGAGTAGACCGGTCAACAGAGAGGACCATACTTGATGCACTTGAAATCCAGGATCCTGACCTGGCAGAGGAAATCAAGAAAAGAATGTTCGTCTTTGAGGATATCGTTACCCTTGACAATCGTGCCATTCAGCGAGTAATTCGTGACGTTGAGAATGATGATCTTCTTCTCTCACTCAAGGTGGCTAGTGAGGAGGTTAAAGACATTGTTTATAAAAACATGTCTAAACGAATGGTCGAAACCTTCATGGAAGAAATGGAATTTCTCGGGCCAGTTCGTCTTCGGGATGTTGAAGAGGCTCAATCAAGAATTGTCGCCGTCATTAGGCGATTAGAGGATGCTGGTGAGATTGTGCTTGCACGAGGCGGAGGAGATGACATCATTGTCTAG
- the fliF gene encoding flagellar basal-body MS-ring/collar protein FliF, translated as MKESLDKYKSQLTDYWKGRTGKQKTMFITMMAGIVLLAAVITYYMTRTTLVPLYSNLSPSETGAIKENLDAKGIQSEISEGGTSILVPAEMTETLLVELAAEGLPESGNIDFSYFSENASFGMTDNEFDVIKQDALQNEIAALIKGIDGVQDAKVMLTIPEKEIFVSDEAATASASIVLNTKPGQEFEDSQIQALYHLVAKSVTNLPVENIVIMNQYFEYFDLNNSGNGTSDTFASQSGIKNEVEKDIQRQVQTMLGTIMGHDKVVVSVTADVDFTQENREENLVEPVDKENMEGLAISAQKLTETYSGNDAAEGGTPITEDSSDSLGTQYLEGSNGNGDYEKTEETINHEVNRIRKEIIESPYKIRDLGIQVMVEPPDAANAASLPAEQIEDIQNILGTIIRTSIDKSTMEEELTEEQVEEKIVVSVQPFNGKVIFDEEEVRSGIPWWIYAIGGFLLVFILLLIFYIIRSRKEEKMIEPEYEELLAPAEVPNIEEEVETEGTMRRKQLEKLAKEKPDEFAKLLRSWIAED; from the coding sequence ATGAAGGAATCATTGGATAAATATAAAAGTCAACTGACAGATTACTGGAAGGGGCGTACAGGTAAACAGAAAACAATGTTTATCACGATGATGGCAGGAATCGTGCTTCTGGCGGCTGTCATTACGTATTACATGACAAGAACAACACTTGTTCCTCTATACAGCAATCTTTCTCCTTCTGAGACAGGAGCAATTAAGGAAAACTTGGATGCAAAAGGTATCCAATCAGAAATAAGTGAGGGTGGTACATCTATCCTTGTACCTGCTGAAATGACAGAAACATTATTAGTGGAATTGGCAGCAGAGGGCCTTCCTGAGTCGGGAAATATTGACTTTTCCTATTTCAGTGAGAATGCAAGCTTTGGGATGACGGACAATGAATTTGACGTCATTAAACAAGATGCCCTGCAAAATGAAATCGCTGCACTAATCAAAGGAATTGATGGTGTGCAAGATGCGAAGGTTATGCTGACGATACCGGAAAAAGAAATCTTTGTCAGTGATGAGGCAGCAACTGCTTCTGCCTCAATCGTCCTTAACACAAAGCCTGGTCAGGAATTTGAGGATTCCCAAATTCAGGCGCTCTACCATCTAGTCGCCAAAAGTGTGACAAACCTTCCTGTAGAAAATATCGTCATTATGAATCAATACTTTGAGTATTTTGACCTAAACAATTCAGGGAACGGTACATCTGATACATTTGCCTCACAAAGCGGTATCAAGAATGAGGTGGAAAAGGATATTCAAAGGCAAGTTCAAACGATGCTTGGCACCATAATGGGGCATGACAAGGTTGTTGTGTCCGTGACAGCTGATGTTGATTTCACGCAGGAAAACCGTGAAGAGAACTTAGTTGAACCTGTTGACAAAGAGAATATGGAAGGTTTAGCCATAAGTGCTCAAAAACTAACGGAAACCTATAGTGGAAACGATGCGGCTGAAGGAGGAACACCGATTACCGAGGACAGCTCAGATTCTTTAGGGACGCAATATTTAGAGGGGTCGAATGGAAACGGTGACTATGAGAAAACAGAAGAAACAATTAATCATGAGGTTAATCGAATTCGCAAGGAGATCATAGAATCCCCATACAAAATAAGGGATCTTGGAATCCAAGTCATGGTTGAGCCGCCTGATGCTGCAAATGCCGCTTCACTGCCGGCTGAACAAATCGAGGATATCCAAAATATCCTAGGGACAATCATTCGAACCAGTATTGATAAATCGACTATGGAGGAGGAATTGACTGAGGAACAGGTAGAAGAAAAAATCGTCGTATCTGTTCAGCCGTTTAATGGCAAGGTAATCTTCGATGAAGAAGAAGTACGCTCAGGTATTCCTTGGTGGATTTATGCGATTGGCGGTTTCTTATTGGTCTTCATTCTCTTGCTCATCTTCTATATCATCCGCTCCCGCAAGGAAGAGAAAATGATAGAGCCTGAATATGAAGAGCTATTAGCGCCGGCAGAGGTGCCTAACATTGAGGAAGAGGTTGAAACAGAGGGGACCATGAGGAGAAAGCAATTAGAGAAATTGGCGAAGGAAAAGCCTGATGAATTTGCCAAACTATTGAGATCGTGGATTGCAGAAGATTAA
- the fliE gene encoding flagellar hook-basal body complex protein FliE, producing MFTQNKTDEMRSNTAYEAQTSFASVLKETISEINTAQNASSDLTQKLALGQDVSLEDVMITAQKASITLEAAMQFRNKAIEAYQEMMRISM from the coding sequence GTGTTTACTCAGAATAAAACAGATGAAATGCGTTCTAATACAGCATACGAAGCTCAAACATCTTTTGCGTCCGTTCTTAAAGAAACAATTTCAGAAATTAACACTGCTCAAAATGCATCAAGTGACTTGACTCAAAAATTAGCTCTTGGGCAAGACGTGAGTCTCGAAGATGTCATGATTACCGCTCAAAAGGCGAGTATAACACTTGAGGCAGCAATGCAATTCAGAAATAAAGCAATTGAAGCTTATCAGGAAATGATGAGAATCAGCATGTAA
- a CDS encoding flagellar basal body rod protein FlgC, translating into MGIFNSLSITSSALTAQRLRMDVISSNMANAETTRGEYVDGQWQPYKRKSVVLETKNNGFSGYLHQAMGSGTSFGGSGVRVKSIKEETNRVYDPANPEANAAGYVEEDNSKLVYDPSHPDADPETGYVKMPNVDTLRETVDLISATRSYEANVTAFNASKSMMMKALEIGR; encoded by the coding sequence ATGGGTATCTTCAATAGTCTCTCCATCACCTCGAGTGCATTAACTGCACAAAGACTGCGAATGGATGTAATCTCCTCCAATATGGCTAATGCCGAAACAACGAGAGGTGAATATGTAGATGGCCAGTGGCAGCCCTATAAGCGAAAGTCTGTTGTGCTTGAAACAAAGAATAACGGTTTTTCTGGTTATTTACATCAAGCGATGGGATCAGGCACATCCTTTGGTGGATCAGGTGTTCGTGTGAAAAGCATTAAAGAAGAAACCAATAGGGTATACGATCCAGCAAATCCAGAAGCGAATGCTGCTGGTTATGTGGAGGAGGATAATAGCAAATTAGTCTATGATCCCTCTCATCCCGATGCAGATCCTGAGACAGGCTATGTGAAAATGCCGAATGTAGATACACTCAGGGAAACGGTTGATCTAATTAGTGCAACAAGGTCATATGAAGCCAATGTAACTGCCTTTAATGCATCGAAGAGCATGATGATGAAGGCACTCGAAATTGGAAGATAA
- the flgB gene encoding flagellar basal body rod protein FlgB: MNLFSNTITALQQGLQYSSIKSEVISQNIANADTPNYKAMKVGFRTELDAAIEVASVKSDERHFDFQASKASPIKMGRDSQNYNSTGNSVDMDSEMSELAQNQIYHHALIERLNGQFNTLRNVIKGGN, from the coding sequence ATGAATTTATTCTCAAATACGATCACAGCCCTGCAGCAAGGGCTCCAGTATTCATCCATTAAGTCCGAAGTTATATCACAAAATATTGCTAATGCTGATACACCGAATTACAAGGCGATGAAGGTCGGTTTTCGGACAGAGCTGGATGCAGCTATTGAGGTCGCCTCTGTTAAATCGGATGAGAGACATTTTGATTTTCAGGCAAGCAAAGCTAGCCCAATAAAAATGGGACGGGATAGTCAAAACTATAATAGTACGGGCAACAGTGTGGATATGGACAGCGAAATGAGTGAGCTCGCACAAAATCAAATCTATCATCATGCATTGATTGAAAGGCTGAATGGTCAATTCAATACATTGCGTAACGTCATTAAAGGAGGGAATTAA